From the Ctenopharyngodon idella isolate HZGC_01 chromosome 3, HZGC01, whole genome shotgun sequence genome, one window contains:
- the LOC127509992 gene encoding hepatocyte cell adhesion molecule-like isoform X1, with the protein MRNCCNLKPFTEMPKNIHMTWTVKFLLVVLLESGVFVADAVKSESVTEGESVSLNSSLTQIQTHEEIEWRFGEFLIAKVNKNKESKFYNTTAAGRFRDRLKLDQTGSLTIINSRTTDSGLYTVSSSSRDTINTINLTVYARLPVPVISSNSSQNSSSSSSSCSLLCSAVNVSHVTLSWFKGNSVFSSIRVSDLSSRSDLLLHLECVDDSYSCVLNNPIRNQTQHLNNTQLCHTCAAGPPVSLTVLISAAAAAAAGSLLIVAAVGIFCICRKHRNTHREETRAEEITYADPTFNTRNRNKSRATEEDNVEYTSVPHES; encoded by the exons ATGAGGAACTGTTGTAATTTGAAACCGTTCACCGAAATgccaaaaaatatacatatgaCATGGACAGTTAAGTTTCTTCTGGTTGTTCTCCTGGAGTCTG gtgtgtttgttgctgatgcagtgaagtCAGAGTCAGTGACTGAgggagaatcagtctctctgaaCTCTAGTCTCACTCAAATACAGACACATGAAGAGATCGAGTGGAGGTTTGGTGAATTTCTCATAGCtaaagtaaacaaaaacaaagagagcAAGTTTTATAATACTACTGCTgctgggagattcagagacagactgaaactggatcagactggatctctgaccatcatcaacagcagaaccacagactctggactttatacagtctccagcagcagcagagacACGATCAACACGATCAATCTCACTGTCTATG ctcgtctgcctgttcctgtcatcagcagtaactcttcacaaaattcttcatcatcatcatcatcatgttcattgttgtgttcagctgtgaatgtgagtcatgtgactctctcctggttcAAAGGAAACAGTGTATTCTCCAGCATCAgagtgtctgatctcagcagccGGTCTGATCTTCTTCTCCATCTGGAGTGTGTGGATGAttcctacagctgtgtgctgaacaatcccatcagaaaCCAGACTCAACACCTCAACAacactcaactctgtcacacatgtgctGCAG GTCCTCCAGTCTCTCTGACAGTGCTgatctctgctgctgctgctgctgctgctggatcTCTGTTGATTGTTGCTGCTGTCGGGATCTTCTGCATCTGCAggaaacacagaaacacacacagagaag AGACTCGAGCAGAAGAGATCACTTACGCTGATCCCACATTCAACACaagaaacagaaataaatcG aGAGCTACAGAGGAGGATAATGTGGAGTACACAAGcgtgccacacgagtcctga
- the LOC127509992 gene encoding hepatocyte cell adhesion molecule-like isoform X3, with protein sequence MPKNINDMVMLIFICLCLWSLNGVFVADAVKSESVTEGESVSLNSSLTQIQTHEEIEWRFGEFLIAKVNKNKESKFYNTTAAGRFRDRLKLDQTGSLTIINSRTTDSGLYTVSSSSRDTINTINLTVYARLPVPVISSNSSQNSSSSSSSCSLLCSAVNVSHVTLSWFKGNSVFSSIRVSDLSSRSDLLLHLECVDDSYSCVLNNPIRNQTQHLNNTQLCHTCAAGPPVSLTVLISAAAAAAAGSLLIVAAVGIFCICRKHRNTHREETRAEEITYADPTFNTRNRNKSRATEEDNVEYTSVPHES encoded by the exons gtgtgtttgttgctgatgcagtgaagtCAGAGTCAGTGACTGAgggagaatcagtctctctgaaCTCTAGTCTCACTCAAATACAGACACATGAAGAGATCGAGTGGAGGTTTGGTGAATTTCTCATAGCtaaagtaaacaaaaacaaagagagcAAGTTTTATAATACTACTGCTgctgggagattcagagacagactgaaactggatcagactggatctctgaccatcatcaacagcagaaccacagactctggactttatacagtctccagcagcagcagagacACGATCAACACGATCAATCTCACTGTCTATG ctcgtctgcctgttcctgtcatcagcagtaactcttcacaaaattcttcatcatcatcatcatcatgttcattgttgtgttcagctgtgaatgtgagtcatgtgactctctcctggttcAAAGGAAACAGTGTATTCTCCAGCATCAgagtgtctgatctcagcagccGGTCTGATCTTCTTCTCCATCTGGAGTGTGTGGATGAttcctacagctgtgtgctgaacaatcccatcagaaaCCAGACTCAACACCTCAACAacactcaactctgtcacacatgtgctGCAG GTCCTCCAGTCTCTCTGACAGTGCTgatctctgctgctgctgctgctgctgctggatcTCTGTTGATTGTTGCTGCTGTCGGGATCTTCTGCATCTGCAggaaacacagaaacacacacagagaag AGACTCGAGCAGAAGAGATCACTTACGCTGATCCCACATTCAACACaagaaacagaaataaatcG aGAGCTACAGAGGAGGATAATGTGGAGTACACAAGcgtgccacacgagtcctga
- the LOC127509992 gene encoding hepatocyte cell adhesion molecule-like isoform X8: protein MLKKMFIFISLCLCQAGVFVADAVKSESVTEGESVSLNSSLTQIQTHEEIEWRFGEFLIAKVNKNKESKFYNTTAAGRFRDRLKLDQTGSLTIINSRTTDSGLYTVSSSSRDTINTINLTVYARLPVPVISSNSSQNSSSSSSSCSLLCSAVNVSHVTLSWFKGNSVFSSIRVSDLSSRSDLLLHLECVDDSYSCVLNNPIRNQTQHLNNTQLCHTCAAGPPVSLTVLISAAAAAAAGSLLIVAAVGIFCICRKHRNTHREETRAEEITYADPTFNTRNRNKSRATEEDNVEYTSVPHES from the exons gtgtgtttgttgctgatgcagtgaagtCAGAGTCAGTGACTGAgggagaatcagtctctctgaaCTCTAGTCTCACTCAAATACAGACACATGAAGAGATCGAGTGGAGGTTTGGTGAATTTCTCATAGCtaaagtaaacaaaaacaaagagagcAAGTTTTATAATACTACTGCTgctgggagattcagagacagactgaaactggatcagactggatctctgaccatcatcaacagcagaaccacagactctggactttatacagtctccagcagcagcagagacACGATCAACACGATCAATCTCACTGTCTATG ctcgtctgcctgttcctgtcatcagcagtaactcttcacaaaattcttcatcatcatcatcatcatgttcattgttgtgttcagctgtgaatgtgagtcatgtgactctctcctggttcAAAGGAAACAGTGTATTCTCCAGCATCAgagtgtctgatctcagcagccGGTCTGATCTTCTTCTCCATCTGGAGTGTGTGGATGAttcctacagctgtgtgctgaacaatcccatcagaaaCCAGACTCAACACCTCAACAacactcaactctgtcacacatgtgctGCAG GTCCTCCAGTCTCTCTGACAGTGCTgatctctgctgctgctgctgctgctgctggatcTCTGTTGATTGTTGCTGCTGTCGGGATCTTCTGCATCTGCAggaaacacagaaacacacacagagaag AGACTCGAGCAGAAGAGATCACTTACGCTGATCCCACATTCAACACaagaaacagaaataaatcG aGAGCTACAGAGGAGGATAATGTGGAGTACACAAGcgtgccacacgagtcctga